One Gammaproteobacteria bacterium DNA segment encodes these proteins:
- a CDS encoding phage integrase N-terminal domain-containing protein, which translates to MRDLNYQLKQLCRHNRDGGYATQRNRERLLSLIADQLHALGFRGMGAQSLKPKHVEALVNRWQTESLSIGTIKNRMTVLRWWAQKVNRQNVIARQNDHYGIPERTFVSTESKARQVDGAALDRIKDAHVRMSLELQQAFGLRREEAIKFQPSYADRGDQLVLKDSWTKGGKAREIPVRTPAQRVILDRAHRLAGRGSLIPAERNYRQQLRVYERHTANAGLSKLHGLRHAYAQGRYEELTGWKAPAAGGPTSSSFTREQRAIDRAARLVISRELGHGREQILTVYLSR; encoded by the coding sequence TTGAGAGACCTGAACTACCAACTCAAACAGCTGTGTCGCCACAACCGTGACGGTGGCTACGCGACCCAGCGCAACCGCGAGCGCCTGCTGTCGCTGATCGCGGACCAACTCCACGCGCTGGGCTTCCGGGGCATGGGCGCACAATCGCTGAAACCGAAACATGTGGAAGCGCTGGTGAACCGGTGGCAGACCGAGTCGCTCTCCATCGGCACCATCAAGAACCGGATGACGGTGTTGCGCTGGTGGGCCCAGAAGGTCAATCGACAGAATGTGATTGCACGCCAGAACGACCACTATGGGATCCCGGAGCGGACCTTCGTCAGCACCGAGTCGAAGGCGCGCCAGGTCGACGGCGCGGCACTCGATCGCATCAAGGATGCCCACGTCCGTATGAGCCTCGAGCTGCAGCAGGCCTTCGGCCTCCGGCGCGAGGAAGCCATCAAGTTCCAGCCGAGCTACGCGGATCGGGGCGATCAACTGGTGCTGAAGGACAGCTGGACCAAGGGCGGCAAGGCCCGCGAGATCCCCGTGCGCACCCCGGCGCAGCGGGTGATCCTGGATCGCGCCCATCGCCTCGCGGGCCGCGGCTCGCTGATCCCGGCCGAGCGCAACTACCGGCAGCAGCTGCGCGTGTACGAGCGACACACGGCGAATGCCGGTCTCTCCAAGCTGCACGGCCTCCGGCACGCCTATGCCCAGGGACGTTACGAGGAGCTCACCGGCTGGAAGGCACCCGCGGCCGGGGGCCCGACCTCGAGTTCTTTCACGCGAGAGCAGCGCGCCATCGACCGCGCGGCGCGGCTCGTCATCAGCCGCGAGCTCGGCCACGGACGCGAGCAGATATTGACCGTATATTTGTCGCGCTGA
- a CDS encoding pili assembly chaperone, with protein sequence MKRTYAHRRHLFPVSACMLGALIASLDANTAELTVARYSTVQPAPSLAQRDPLAAPVVSVLPASVIRIGAAVETLLESSGYRLSSSLAADAERAELLDLPLPEAHRALGPLPLRTALRILAGPAFMLVEDPVHRLISFERCDQGTGKR encoded by the coding sequence ATGAAACGAACCTACGCGCATCGCCGTCACCTTTTTCCCGTCTCCGCGTGCATGCTGGGGGCGCTGATTGCGTCCCTCGATGCCAATACGGCCGAGCTCACCGTCGCGCGCTACTCGACGGTGCAGCCGGCGCCGAGCCTGGCGCAACGGGATCCCCTCGCAGCGCCGGTGGTCTCGGTACTGCCGGCCTCCGTGATCCGGATCGGAGCAGCGGTCGAGACGCTGCTCGAATCATCCGGCTACCGTCTGTCGTCATCCCTTGCCGCCGACGCGGAACGAGCCGAACTTTTGGATCTGCCGCTGCCGGAAGCCCACCGCGCGCTCGGTCCGCTGCCGCTGCGCACGGCCTTGAGGATCCTCGCCGGACCCGCCTTCATGCTGGTCGAAGATCCCGTGCATCGGCTGATCTCGTTCGAGCGGTGCGACCAAGGGACGGGTAAGCGCTGA
- a CDS encoding ribbon-helix-helix protein, CopG family, producing MPTTTVRLPDDLKNRIARAAERVGMTSHAFILDAIAERVDAEERRNEFHETAGDRYAQIVASGETIPWSEMRIYLEDRVAGKKPTPPVARKLSR from the coding sequence ATGCCGACGACGACCGTTCGTTTGCCCGATGATCTCAAAAATCGTATTGCGCGTGCCGCAGAGCGGGTAGGCATGACCTCGCACGCGTTCATCCTCGATGCGATTGCCGAACGCGTGGATGCGGAAGAGCGACGCAATGAATTCCACGAGACGGCAGGAGATCGCTATGCCCAGATCGTCGCATCGGGAGAGACGATCCCCTGGTCGGAGATGCGTATCTATCTGGAAGATCGCGTAGCCGGTAAGAAGCCGACTCCTCCGGTGGCACGTAAGCTTTCCCGCTGA
- a CDS encoding lytic transglycosylase domain-containing protein gives MPEGYRRVAVAHGIPSALFYAVALAESGQHVEHLRTTRPWPWTLNIQGKGRYFPTRQAAVVAAREALAKGRRSVDIGLMQINWAYHKAALRSVEAAIDPYHNLAVGAGVLADCYRARGDWWAAVGCYHAPNDADRAARYRERVERIWSRVTAMG, from the coding sequence GTGCCCGAAGGGTACCGCCGCGTCGCGGTGGCCCATGGGATCCCGAGCGCGCTGTTCTACGCCGTCGCGCTCGCCGAGAGTGGCCAACACGTCGAACACCTGCGCACCACCCGGCCGTGGCCCTGGACCCTCAACATACAGGGCAAGGGGCGCTACTTTCCCACTCGCCAGGCGGCGGTGGTCGCCGCGCGCGAGGCGCTCGCCAAAGGGCGCCGATCGGTCGATATCGGCCTCATGCAGATCAATTGGGCATACCACAAGGCAGCTTTGCGCTCGGTCGAGGCGGCCATCGATCCCTACCATAACCTCGCCGTAGGCGCGGGGGTCCTCGCCGACTGTTACCGGGCACGGGGCGACTGGTGGGCGGCGGTCGGCTGCTATCACGCGCCGAATGATGCCGATCGGGCGGCCCGCTACCGTGAGCGGGTGGAGCGGATCTGGTCCCGCGTCACGGCGATGGGGTAA
- the traD gene encoding type IV conjugative transfer system coupling protein TraD produces MSPHPVEALLRPPVELWSALVAAATGMMALLAPWALMMPPGVAMAAAAALFLLAFVRTRQAWRVIRYQRNMRRLPSYKLRADRIPVSRHKLFLGRGFRWTQRHTQRLRDTLRPEVQHYVQPGTLYQWARRKEVAWESVPMLSVVAWMLRQPRGWNPLKPLPAVGGTPALHAVEPDEQDVWMDLGERVGHTLVLGTTRVGKTRLAEILITQDIRRGDVVIVFDPKGDADLLRRVYAEARRAGRARDFTLFHLGFPEVSARYNAIGSFSRITEVATRIANQLPSEGNSAAFKEFAWRFVNIIARALVALGRRPDYQQIRRYINDIEPLFVEYAREHLRRNGEESWSEAVEEIAGKISERNLSSALKGRDRDAIALMRYLQAQDFYDPVLDGLVSAFKYDKTYFDKIVSSVGPLMEKLTTGKIAELISPDYLNGDDSRPIFEWLDVIHRKGIVYVGLDALTDTTVASAVGNSMFADLVSVAGHIYKHGIHDPAEEGAAPQTVHLPTISMHADEFNELIGDEFVPLLNKAGGAGFQVTAYTQTWSDVEAKIGSRAKAGQVAGNFNTLIMLRVKELATAEMLTDQLPRVEAFTLMNVSGVNDSSDPMSGVDFQSRNEDRISVSEVPMLTPAELVRLPKGQAFALLEGGGLWKIRMPLPDDKGDPAMPANLTAIADEMERTYITNDHWYRANETWWHAVTDGDPPVAGEGDRGI; encoded by the coding sequence ATGAGTCCGCATCCCGTCGAGGCGCTGCTGCGCCCGCCGGTGGAACTCTGGTCGGCCCTGGTCGCGGCAGCAACGGGAATGATGGCCCTGCTGGCGCCCTGGGCATTGATGATGCCGCCGGGTGTCGCCATGGCCGCGGCTGCGGCATTGTTCCTCTTGGCGTTTGTGCGTACCCGCCAGGCGTGGCGCGTCATCCGCTACCAGCGCAACATGCGCCGCCTGCCAAGCTACAAGCTCCGGGCCGATCGCATTCCCGTCAGCCGCCACAAGCTGTTTCTCGGGCGCGGCTTTCGCTGGACCCAGCGCCACACCCAGCGCCTGCGCGACACCCTCCGTCCCGAAGTGCAGCACTACGTTCAGCCGGGGACGCTCTACCAGTGGGCGCGGCGGAAAGAGGTCGCCTGGGAATCGGTGCCGATGCTCAGCGTCGTGGCCTGGATGCTGCGCCAGCCCAGAGGGTGGAATCCGCTCAAGCCCCTGCCGGCGGTCGGCGGCACCCCGGCACTGCATGCCGTGGAGCCCGACGAGCAGGACGTCTGGATGGATCTCGGCGAGCGCGTCGGCCACACCCTGGTGCTCGGTACGACCCGGGTCGGTAAGACCCGGCTCGCCGAGATCCTGATCACCCAGGATATCCGCCGCGGCGACGTGGTCATCGTCTTCGATCCGAAGGGCGATGCCGACTTGCTGCGCCGTGTCTACGCCGAGGCCAGGCGGGCCGGACGCGCCAGGGACTTCACCCTGTTTCATCTCGGCTTCCCCGAGGTGTCGGCGCGGTACAACGCCATCGGCAGCTTCTCGCGGATCACCGAAGTGGCGACCCGGATCGCGAACCAGCTGCCCAGCGAGGGCAACTCGGCTGCCTTCAAGGAGTTCGCCTGGCGCTTCGTCAATATCATCGCCCGGGCGCTGGTGGCACTCGGCCGTCGGCCGGACTACCAGCAGATCCGTCGTTACATCAATGACATCGAGCCCCTGTTTGTCGAATACGCACGCGAGCACCTGCGGCGCAATGGTGAGGAGAGCTGGTCCGAGGCGGTCGAGGAGATCGCGGGCAAGATCAGTGAGCGTAACCTCTCATCGGCGCTGAAAGGGCGCGATCGGGACGCAATCGCCCTGATGCGCTACCTGCAGGCGCAGGATTTCTATGATCCGGTCCTCGATGGCCTCGTGTCGGCGTTCAAGTACGACAAGACCTATTTCGACAAGATCGTGAGCTCGGTCGGGCCCCTGATGGAGAAGCTGACCACCGGCAAGATCGCCGAGCTCATCTCGCCCGATTACCTGAACGGCGACGACAGCCGGCCGATCTTCGAGTGGCTGGACGTGATCCATCGCAAGGGGATCGTCTACGTCGGCCTCGATGCACTCACTGATACGACCGTCGCGAGTGCCGTAGGCAACTCCATGTTCGCCGATCTGGTCTCCGTGGCCGGTCACATCTACAAGCACGGTATTCACGACCCGGCCGAGGAAGGTGCCGCGCCGCAAACGGTCCATTTGCCGACGATCTCGATGCACGCCGACGAGTTCAACGAACTGATCGGGGACGAGTTCGTCCCCTTACTGAACAAGGCGGGTGGCGCCGGCTTTCAGGTGACCGCCTACACCCAGACCTGGTCCGACGTGGAGGCGAAGATCGGCAGCCGTGCCAAGGCGGGGCAGGTGGCCGGTAATTTCAACACCCTGATCATGCTGCGGGTCAAGGAACTCGCGACGGCCGAGATGCTTACCGACCAGCTGCCCCGGGTCGAAGCGTTCACGCTCATGAACGTCTCCGGCGTCAACGACTCGTCGGATCCCATGTCCGGCGTCGATTTCCAGTCGCGCAACGAGGATCGCATCAGCGTGTCCGAGGTGCCGATGCTCACGCCTGCCGAACTCGTCCGACTCCCGAAGGGCCAGGCCTTCGCGCTGCTCGAAGGCGGAGGACTCTGGAAGATCCGCATGCCGTTACCCGATGACAAAGGCGATCCAGCGATGCCGGCGAACCTGACGGCCATCGCCGATGAGATGGAGCGTACCTACATCACCAACGACCACTGGTATCGGGCCAACGAGACCTGGTGGCACGCGGTTACCGATGGCGACCCTCCCGTCGCGGGGGAGGGCGACCGTGGGATCTGA
- a CDS encoding type II toxin-antitoxin system RelE/ParE family toxin, translated as MARIELAAQVADDFDRILEHLAQYEVAEAAARIDQIIQAINVLESNPLLGRPARHDARELIIGRQSRGYVALYRYVPEVDTVFVLAIRSQREAGYKFL; from the coding sequence ATGGCGCGCATCGAGCTGGCGGCGCAGGTTGCCGACGATTTCGATCGAATACTGGAACACCTCGCACAATACGAGGTCGCGGAGGCGGCAGCGCGTATCGATCAGATCATCCAGGCAATCAATGTGCTTGAATCCAATCCCCTGCTGGGACGCCCAGCTCGTCACGATGCCCGGGAACTGATCATCGGCCGACAATCTCGCGGTTATGTTGCCCTCTACCGCTATGTTCCTGAGGTCGATACCGTCTTCGTGTTGGCGATCAGAAGCCAGCGCGAGGCGGGTTACAAATTCCTCTAA
- a CDS encoding TIGR03759 family integrating conjugative element protein translates to MYRPFLLATVGTVLSLIVSPSRAADPANTASGNTTTSATLLERTPLTEHERARAGLWGLSAAEWQRYRTLMEGIRGSISPGTISPIEVLGIHARDEAERRRYAEQWAVMMREDAGRILAFQRAYDDAARLLFPNQTLIEVARLPAQTDGGEGLRRTDRVLLFARPDCAACDALLARVLARLDRLDGVDVFLSEIAVGDEGAIRNWAIERGIRPEWVTTRRVTLNFDGGALKRVAPGRGDLPVLMRRRGESVTPLSGSAL, encoded by the coding sequence ATGTATAGGCCCTTCCTCCTCGCAACGGTGGGCACGGTGCTGTCGCTGATCGTGAGCCCAAGCCGGGCCGCCGATCCGGCCAACACCGCATCAGGGAACACCACGACCAGTGCGACCCTCCTGGAGCGCACGCCGCTCACCGAGCACGAACGTGCCCGGGCCGGGCTCTGGGGCTTGTCGGCAGCCGAGTGGCAGCGCTATCGGACGCTCATGGAAGGGATCCGCGGCAGCATCAGCCCCGGGACCATCTCGCCGATAGAGGTCCTCGGTATCCACGCGCGCGATGAGGCCGAGCGCCGCAGGTACGCCGAGCAGTGGGCCGTGATGATGCGTGAGGATGCCGGGCGTATCCTCGCCTTCCAGCGGGCCTACGACGACGCGGCGCGCCTGTTGTTCCCGAACCAGACCCTCATCGAGGTCGCGCGCCTGCCGGCTCAGACCGACGGCGGCGAGGGGTTACGGCGCACCGATCGGGTGTTGCTGTTCGCGCGTCCGGACTGTGCCGCGTGCGATGCGCTGCTCGCGCGGGTGCTGGCGAGACTCGACCGCCTGGACGGCGTCGATGTCTTCTTGAGCGAGATCGCAGTGGGCGACGAAGGGGCCATTCGGAACTGGGCAATCGAGCGCGGGATCCGTCCCGAGTGGGTCACCACGCGACGCGTGACCTTGAACTTCGATGGAGGCGCCCTCAAGCGCGTCGCGCCCGGGCGAGGTGATCTCCCCGTCCTGATGCGCCGCCGGGGTGAGTCCGTCACACCACTGTCGGGATCGGCGTTGTGA
- a CDS encoding DDE-type integrase/transposase/recombinase, which produces MRDWLKHYRRGGFDALLPKPRADRGQPRRLPDSVAEALCAIKEGHPKLSVRAVIKHAREQGLVPAEQPLPASTVHRLFTREGLMVKKTDAPIGTDRRRFAFQYADELWMSDVMHGITAADGRGRRRKTYLIAFIDDATRVIPYAAFAFAENTGAFLPVFKQALIRRGIPQRLYVDNGANYRSRQLALVCARLGTALIHARPHQPQGKGKIERWFRTVRAQLLTQLTAEDTVSLEALNRRLWAFIEGEYHHTPHRGLDGKTPLEQWALVGDQIRFPDPGLDALFLCETKRRVMNDRTVSLNGHVYEVDAVLVGETVTLQYDPAVPPTRPLTVVHKGQPAGQATPLDAYANTTVRRDRPSWRLDTDTPASEPHPSRLTLGAFDNPHNEEND; this is translated from the coding sequence ATCCGCGACTGGCTCAAGCACTATCGGCGCGGCGGCTTCGACGCGCTGTTGCCCAAGCCACGGGCCGATCGGGGGCAGCCCCGGCGACTGCCCGACTCCGTGGCCGAAGCGCTGTGCGCCATCAAAGAGGGGCATCCGAAGCTGTCAGTGCGCGCAGTGATCAAACACGCACGCGAGCAGGGCCTGGTCCCGGCCGAGCAGCCGTTGCCCGCCTCCACCGTGCACCGTCTGTTCACCCGCGAAGGGCTCATGGTCAAGAAGACCGATGCACCCATCGGCACCGATCGGCGGCGCTTCGCCTTCCAGTACGCCGACGAGCTGTGGATGAGCGATGTGATGCATGGCATCACCGCCGCTGATGGGCGGGGCCGGCGCAGAAAGACCTATCTCATCGCCTTCATCGATGACGCCACCCGCGTCATCCCCTATGCGGCCTTCGCCTTCGCCGAAAACACCGGCGCCTTCCTGCCGGTGTTCAAGCAGGCTCTCATCCGCCGCGGGATCCCCCAGCGCCTTTACGTCGACAACGGCGCCAACTACCGCTCCCGCCAACTCGCCCTCGTCTGCGCCAGGCTCGGCACGGCGCTGATCCACGCCCGACCCCATCAACCTCAGGGGAAGGGCAAAATCGAACGCTGGTTCCGCACCGTCCGAGCACAGCTGCTCACCCAGCTCACCGCTGAGGATACGGTGAGCCTCGAGGCCCTCAACCGACGCCTGTGGGCCTTCATCGAGGGCGAGTATCACCACACCCCGCACCGCGGCCTCGACGGCAAAACGCCCCTCGAACAGTGGGCCCTGGTCGGCGATCAGATCCGCTTCCCCGATCCCGGCCTCGATGCGCTGTTCCTCTGCGAGACCAAGCGCCGGGTCATGAACGACCGCACCGTGAGCCTGAACGGCCACGTCTATGAGGTCGACGCCGTGCTCGTCGGCGAGACCGTGACCTTACAGTACGACCCCGCCGTGCCGCCCACCCGGCCCCTGACCGTGGTCCATAAAGGCCAGCCGGCAGGACAGGCCACGCCGCTCGATGCCTATGCCAACACCACCGTGCGCCGCGACCGGCCCTCCTGGCGCCTCGACACCGATACCCCAGCCTCCGAACCGCACCCGTCGCGTCTCACCCTCGGGGCCTTCGACAACCCGCACAATGAGGAGAACGACTAA
- a CDS encoding integrating conjugative element protein yields the protein MRMARTVRILPATLGLWSAVACAELTVIYDSGATAPLAPYLEAFSERPPAAPVQAQPEVSLGAADLTRLLPIRTPALTPGPVSPRPLSLPNGATLPRPLFLIGADPLSRQWLETHRERLAAIHGVGLLVNAESAADLEAIATIARGLPILPASATDIAEILGLKHIPVLISRRGIEQ from the coding sequence ATGCGAATGGCGCGAACGGTAAGGATCCTCCCGGCGACCCTCGGCCTGTGGTCCGCTGTCGCCTGCGCAGAACTCACGGTCATCTACGACAGCGGCGCCACCGCGCCCCTCGCACCGTACCTGGAGGCCTTCAGTGAGCGGCCGCCGGCAGCCCCGGTCCAGGCACAGCCCGAAGTCAGTCTGGGCGCGGCCGATCTGACGCGCCTGCTCCCGATCCGCACGCCGGCGCTGACACCAGGGCCGGTGTCACCGCGTCCGTTATCTCTCCCCAATGGGGCGACGCTGCCGCGACCACTCTTCCTGATCGGCGCCGATCCCCTGTCGCGCCAGTGGCTGGAGACGCATCGGGAGCGGCTCGCGGCGATCCATGGGGTCGGCTTGCTGGTCAATGCGGAGTCCGCGGCAGATCTCGAGGCCATCGCCACCATCGCGCGGGGCCTGCCGATCCTGCCGGCGTCCGCGACGGACATCGCGGAGATCCTGGGCCTGAAGCACATCCCGGTCCTGATCTCCCGGCGCGGCATCGAGCAATGA